One region of Streptomyces davaonensis JCM 4913 genomic DNA includes:
- a CDS encoding winged helix-turn-helix transcriptional regulator has translation MSGPNTAVSSQVNGAIPEGPCGDDDCGIRDVLDRLGDRWTVLVIVELAKGSRRYGELERAIPGISQRMLSLTTKRLCRDGLVERIVHPTLPPQVEYRLTPMGRSFSAVISGLADWSRDHKPAIAAARADWDAEHPGSAAGV, from the coding sequence GTGTCAGGCCCGAACACCGCCGTAAGTTCCCAGGTCAACGGCGCTATTCCGGAAGGGCCGTGTGGCGATGACGACTGCGGGATCCGTGATGTGCTGGACCGGCTGGGGGATCGGTGGACCGTGTTGGTCATCGTGGAACTCGCCAAGGGCAGCCGCCGCTACGGCGAGTTGGAGCGCGCGATACCCGGCATCTCGCAGCGCATGCTGTCCCTGACCACGAAGCGGCTGTGCCGGGACGGGCTGGTCGAGCGGATCGTGCATCCGACCCTCCCGCCCCAGGTCGAGTACCGCCTCACCCCGATGGGCCGCAGCTTCTCGGCCGTGATCTCGGGGCTCGCCGACTGGTCCCGCGACCACAAACCCGCCATCGCGGCGGCGCGGGCGGACTGGGACGCGGAGCATCCGGGGAGCGCGGCAGGGGTGTAG
- a CDS encoding NmrA family NAD(P)-binding protein, with product MILVTGVSGGLGRLVLQGLTALSGPDGIEVVAGTRGGDGETARRIDFDDPASLVEGFAGVDVLVMISAGYAEDDIVLARHGAVADAAAAAGVRHVIYTSLAASGERTTLALPHRWTEDRLAHGPYDTTILRNGLYAELLGGLSAGSAGPAAETGVFSAAYGTGRMSVVAREDLADITVSVAAEADRALTSGGHSRHAGRTYELEGVTALGGTDLADLLTKRYGRQVDYHPTSLTDARTALAGHGLEPYQITHTLSLLSNMAAGFLEAKTSDVPTLLGSAPRPVHDLVTESATAGG from the coding sequence ATGATTCTCGTTACCGGAGTCTCAGGAGGACTGGGCCGACTGGTGCTCCAGGGCCTGACCGCACTGTCCGGGCCCGACGGGATCGAGGTCGTGGCAGGCACCCGGGGCGGCGACGGAGAGACCGCGCGCCGTATCGACTTCGACGACCCGGCGAGCCTCGTGGAGGGGTTCGCCGGGGTCGACGTCCTGGTGATGATCTCCGCCGGATACGCCGAGGACGACATAGTGCTGGCCCGCCACGGCGCGGTGGCCGACGCGGCGGCAGCGGCGGGCGTCCGCCACGTGATCTACACCAGCCTGGCCGCGTCGGGTGAACGCACCACCCTCGCCCTCCCGCACCGCTGGACCGAGGACCGTCTGGCCCATGGCCCGTACGACACGACGATCCTGCGCAACGGCCTCTACGCCGAACTCCTGGGCGGCCTCTCGGCGGGTTCCGCGGGACCGGCCGCCGAGACCGGGGTCTTCTCCGCCGCGTACGGCACGGGCCGGATGTCGGTCGTGGCCAGGGAGGACCTCGCGGACATCACGGTAAGCGTGGCCGCAGAGGCCGACCGTGCCCTGACCTCCGGGGGCCACAGCCGCCACGCCGGACGGACGTACGAACTGGAGGGCGTAACCGCGCTCGGCGGCACCGACCTGGCCGACCTCCTGACCAAGCGGTACGGCAGGCAGGTCGACTACCACCCCACGTCCCTCACCGACGCGCGCACCGCACTGGCAGGCCACGGCCTGGAGCCCTACCAGATCACCCACACCCTGTCCCTGCTCTCCAACATGGCGGCGGGCTTCCTGGAGGCGAAGACCTCCGACGTGCCGACCCTGTTGGGGTCTGCGCCGCGCCCGGTACACGACCTGGTGACCGAGTCCGCCACGGCGGGCGGCTGA
- a CDS encoding aminoglycoside phosphotransferase family protein, with amino-acid sequence MPTSPPKMRPDELDIDAELVRRLIARRFPEWAGLEVRFVRSAGTDNAMYRLGDELVVRLPRLRDGEGQVQREYRWLPRLAPELPLSVPVPVAVGAPGGGYPLVWGVYEWLEGANAHDTPLAQPAEAALQLGRFLAALRQADASDAPTSYRGSPPGHNDDYVRGAIRDLGSDGTIDPVLATEVWERTLGLPGWDRAPVWLHGDLLPGNLLTVDGRLTSVIDFGCLGVGDPAADLMAAWTVFGAETREAFRGAADIDDATWERGRGWALCFGLMADHYYGDAFGNGMNPVLAGVGRRAVAEVLAECG; translated from the coding sequence ATGCCGACCTCACCGCCCAAAATGCGTCCCGACGAGCTCGACATCGACGCGGAGTTGGTGCGTCGGCTGATTGCCCGGCGGTTTCCGGAGTGGGCGGGGCTCGAGGTTCGGTTCGTGCGGTCGGCCGGGACCGACAATGCGATGTATCGGCTCGGGGACGAACTCGTCGTGCGGCTGCCCCGGTTGCGGGATGGGGAAGGGCAGGTTCAGCGGGAGTACCGGTGGCTGCCTCGGCTGGCGCCGGAGTTGCCGTTGTCCGTGCCGGTGCCCGTTGCTGTGGGGGCTCCGGGGGGCGGGTACCCGCTGGTTTGGGGGGTGTACGAGTGGCTTGAGGGGGCCAACGCCCACGACACGCCCCTCGCCCAACCAGCCGAGGCCGCCTTGCAGTTGGGGCGATTCCTCGCCGCCCTGCGTCAGGCCGACGCGAGCGACGCGCCGACTTCCTATCGGGGCTCGCCGCCCGGACACAACGATGACTACGTGCGGGGCGCCATCCGTGATCTCGGGTCCGACGGGACGATCGATCCGGTGCTCGCCACCGAGGTCTGGGAGAGGACTCTGGGGTTGCCGGGATGGGACCGCGCGCCCGTCTGGCTGCACGGGGACCTTCTGCCGGGCAATCTGCTTACCGTCGACGGCCGACTCACCTCCGTCATCGACTTCGGCTGCCTCGGTGTCGGGGATCCGGCAGCTGACCTGATGGCCGCGTGGACCGTGTTCGGCGCCGAGACCCGCGAGGCGTTCCGTGGCGCCGCCGACATCGACGACGCCACCTGGGAACGGGGGCGGGGGTGGGCCCTCTGCTTCGGGCTGATGGCCGATCACTACTACGGCGACGCCTTCGGCAACGGCATGAACCCGGTGCTGGCGGGGGTGGGGCGGCGGGCCGTGGCTGAAGTGCTGGCGGAGTGCGGGTGA
- a CDS encoding M4 family metallopeptidase has translation MSRIRPHIRGSRLATAGVAVTAAGLLAATLTPSAGAANKPTRAVAVENAAAALVDHAAALGLTSAQETKVRDVIVDADGTQHVRYDRTYRQLPVLGGDFVVHLAKDGTYRSASRAVRGSVAPAAGVTPALPATRAADLAVSALRATNLGEALRQLTAKPRLVVDALHGSPKLAWRTDVVARDSLGNPVGRTVLTDARTGAEIDAWDTLETAGGDGKSLYSGTVPLNTTLSGSTYQLKDASRGGTYTGDAAGKVDLCLLGTICVTRAPSTVFTDADNHWGTGANTDRATAAVDAQYGTDMTWDYFKGVHGRNGIAGDGKGSYNRVHYGTRYNNAFWDDSCFCMTYGDGDGTNLGPLVSLDVAGHEMSHGVTSKTAALTYSGESGGLNEATSDVFGTLVEFHAANASDPGDYLIGEKIVRDGFGQDALRYMDKPSKDGSSVDCWTTGAADLDVHYSSGIGNHFAYLLAEGSGAKSINGTVHNSPTCNGSSVTGIGRAKLGAIWYRALTVYMTSSTNYAGARTATLSAAKDLYGSGSSEYAAVAAAWSAVGVG, from the coding sequence ATGAGCCGGATACGGCCGCACATCCGAGGTTCCCGTCTCGCCACCGCCGGTGTGGCCGTCACCGCCGCCGGTCTGCTCGCCGCGACGCTCACCCCGAGCGCGGGCGCCGCGAACAAGCCGACGCGGGCGGTCGCGGTCGAGAACGCGGCGGCAGCACTGGTCGATCACGCGGCCGCCCTGGGCCTGACCTCCGCGCAGGAGACGAAGGTCCGGGACGTGATCGTGGACGCGGACGGCACGCAGCATGTGCGCTACGACCGGACCTATCGTCAACTTCCGGTGCTGGGCGGTGACTTCGTGGTGCACCTGGCCAAGGACGGGACGTACCGCAGCGCCTCGCGCGCCGTTCGCGGATCCGTCGCCCCGGCGGCCGGTGTCACTCCCGCGCTCCCCGCGACCCGCGCCGCCGACCTCGCCGTGAGCGCGCTGCGCGCCACCAACCTGGGCGAGGCCCTCCGTCAACTCACGGCCAAGCCCCGGCTGGTCGTGGACGCCCTGCACGGCTCGCCGAAGCTGGCCTGGCGGACCGATGTCGTGGCCCGGGACTCGCTCGGCAACCCGGTCGGGCGGACGGTGCTGACCGATGCGCGCACCGGTGCGGAGATCGACGCGTGGGACACCCTGGAGACGGCGGGCGGCGACGGAAAGTCGCTGTACAGCGGAACGGTCCCCCTGAACACCACCCTCTCGGGATCGACGTACCAGCTCAAGGACGCCTCACGCGGGGGCACTTACACGGGTGACGCGGCGGGCAAGGTCGACCTGTGTCTGCTCGGGACCATCTGCGTCACCCGGGCGCCGTCGACGGTGTTCACGGACGCCGACAACCACTGGGGCACGGGCGCGAACACCGACCGCGCGACCGCCGCCGTGGACGCGCAGTACGGCACCGACATGACCTGGGACTACTTCAAGGGCGTGCACGGCCGCAACGGCATCGCGGGCGACGGCAAGGGGTCGTACAACCGGGTGCACTACGGGACGCGGTACAACAACGCCTTCTGGGACGACAGTTGCTTCTGCATGACCTACGGCGACGGTGACGGGACCAACCTCGGCCCGTTGGTGTCACTGGACGTGGCCGGGCACGAGATGTCGCACGGGGTGACGTCCAAGACGGCGGCGCTGACGTACTCGGGCGAGTCCGGGGGCCTGAACGAGGCGACGTCGGACGTCTTCGGCACGCTGGTGGAGTTCCACGCGGCCAACGCCTCCGACCCCGGCGACTACCTGATCGGCGAGAAGATCGTCCGGGACGGCTTCGGCCAGGACGCCCTGCGCTACATGGACAAGCCCAGCAAGGACGGCAGCTCGGTCGACTGCTGGACCACGGGGGCGGCCGACCTGGACGTCCACTACTCCTCCGGCATCGGCAACCACTTCGCGTACCTGCTGGCGGAGGGCAGCGGCGCGAAGTCCATCAACGGCACGGTTCACAACTCCCCCACCTGCAACGGCTCTTCGGTGACCGGAATCGGCCGCGCCAAGCTGGGCGCGATCTGGTACCGGGCGCTGACGGTCTACATGACCTCTTCGACGAACTACGCCGGCGCGCGTACGGCGACCCTGAGCGCGGCGAAGGACCTGTACGGGAGCGGGAGTTCGGAGTACGCGGCGGTGGCTGCGGCTTGGAGCGCGGTCGGCGTGGGCTGA
- a CDS encoding gamma-glutamylcyclotransferase family protein gives MTLPFFVYGTLRCREPNHDLFLRGRTLKEEPARLSGAVLYDGPGYPYAVEDPGGAVRGDLVTVRGEEYPELLAELDRLEEYVPGDPRSLYQRVARDVTRDADGTRVRAWVYLAAPAVATRLRAHGRLIASGDWAVR, from the coding sequence GTGACCCTTCCGTTCTTCGTCTACGGCACGCTGCGCTGCCGCGAGCCGAACCATGACCTCTTCCTGCGCGGACGCACGCTCAAGGAGGAACCGGCGAGGCTCTCAGGGGCGGTGCTCTACGACGGGCCGGGATATCCGTACGCCGTCGAGGACCCCGGGGGAGCGGTGCGCGGCGATCTGGTCACCGTGAGGGGGGAGGAGTACCCGGAGCTGCTGGCCGAACTGGACCGCCTGGAGGAGTACGTGCCCGGCGACCCGCGCAGTCTCTATCAGCGGGTCGCCCGGGACGTGACGCGGGACGCCGACGGCACGCGCGTGCGGGCGTGGGTGTACCTGGCCGCGCCCGCCGTGGCCACCCGACTGCGGGCCCACGGCAGACTCATCGCAAGCGGCGACTGGGCCGTGCGCTAG
- a CDS encoding molybdopterin oxidoreductase family protein, whose product MPNTATPTHCPYCALQCGMNLTPAPDGTVEVSERADFPVNRGALCGKGRTAPAVLSTSVRLTSPLVRSGGTLVPASWEEALDRIAEGLTRTRTEHGPDACGVFGGGGLTNEKAYTLGKFARVVLGTSQIDYNGRFCMSSAAAAGIKAFGLDRGLPFPLEDIPKSGCVILVGSNLAETMPPSLRFFNELRENGGTLIVIDPRRTKTAEQADLHLAPRPGTDLALALGMLHLVVAEGRTDEEYIRERTTGWEEARAEALAHWPEYVERITGVSVPELREAVRMFCEPESAMVLTARGPEQQSKGTDTVGAWINLCLATGRAGRPLSGYGCLTGQGNGQGGREHGQKADQLPGYRKLDDPEARRHVAEVWGVDPDSLPGPGRSAYELLDALGTDIRALLLMASNPVVSAPRAAHVEERIKSLDFLAVCDVVLSETAALADVVLPVTQWAEETGTTTNLEGRVLLRKQAITPPSGVRSDLEVMHELADRLGVEKGFPTDAEEVFEELRRASAGGVADYSGITYRRLAEENGVFWPCPADGDAEEAVEHPGTPRLFHDRFATPDGRARFAPVAHRATAEEPDDEYPVLLTTGRVVSQYQSGAQTRRVDELNAAAPGPFVELHPRLAARLGAAEGDPIAVVSRRGRAVAPARITNSIRPDTVFMPFHWPGEGRANTLTNPALDPTSRMPEFKSCAVRLEAVAS is encoded by the coding sequence ATGCCGAACACCGCCACGCCCACGCACTGTCCGTACTGCGCCTTGCAGTGCGGGATGAATCTGACGCCCGCCCCCGACGGGACGGTCGAGGTGAGCGAGCGGGCGGACTTCCCGGTGAACCGGGGTGCGCTGTGCGGCAAGGGGCGTACGGCGCCGGCGGTCCTTTCGACGAGCGTCCGCCTGACCTCGCCTTTGGTGCGCTCCGGGGGCACTCTGGTGCCCGCCTCCTGGGAGGAGGCGCTGGACCGGATCGCCGAGGGGCTGACCCGCACGCGGACGGAACATGGCCCGGACGCGTGCGGCGTCTTCGGCGGCGGTGGACTGACCAACGAGAAGGCGTACACGCTCGGCAAGTTCGCGCGGGTGGTGCTCGGCACCTCGCAGATCGACTACAACGGCCGCTTCTGCATGTCCTCGGCGGCGGCCGCCGGGATCAAGGCGTTCGGCCTGGACCGGGGGCTGCCGTTCCCGCTGGAGGACATCCCAAAGTCGGGCTGTGTGATCCTCGTCGGCTCCAACCTCGCGGAGACCATGCCGCCCTCGCTGCGGTTCTTCAACGAGCTGCGGGAGAACGGCGGCACCCTGATCGTCATCGACCCGCGCCGCACGAAGACCGCCGAGCAGGCCGACCTGCACCTGGCACCCCGGCCGGGGACGGATCTGGCGCTCGCGCTGGGCATGCTGCACCTGGTCGTCGCCGAGGGCCGCACGGACGAGGAGTACATCCGCGAGCGGACGACCGGCTGGGAGGAGGCCCGCGCGGAGGCGCTGGCGCACTGGCCGGAGTACGTCGAGCGGATCACGGGCGTCTCGGTGCCCGAGCTCCGGGAAGCGGTACGGATGTTCTGCGAGCCCGAGTCGGCGATGGTGCTGACCGCCCGCGGGCCCGAGCAGCAGTCCAAGGGCACCGACACCGTCGGCGCCTGGATCAACCTGTGCCTGGCGACCGGCCGCGCGGGCCGCCCGCTGTCCGGCTACGGCTGTCTCACCGGGCAGGGCAACGGCCAGGGCGGCCGCGAACACGGCCAGAAGGCCGACCAGTTGCCCGGCTACCGCAAGCTGGACGACCCGGAGGCGCGGCGGCACGTGGCCGAGGTGTGGGGTGTGGACCCCGACTCGCTGCCGGGCCCGGGGCGCAGTGCGTACGAGCTGCTGGACGCGCTGGGTACGGATATTCGCGCGCTGCTGCTGATGGCCTCCAACCCGGTGGTCTCGGCGCCACGTGCCGCGCACGTCGAGGAGCGGATCAAGTCCCTTGATTTCCTTGCCGTCTGTGACGTCGTGCTGTCGGAGACGGCGGCACTGGCGGATGTCGTCCTCCCGGTGACGCAGTGGGCGGAGGAGACGGGCACGACGACGAACCTGGAGGGGCGGGTGCTGCTGCGCAAGCAGGCGATCACCCCACCCTCGGGGGTCCGCAGCGACCTGGAGGTCATGCACGAACTCGCGGACCGGCTGGGCGTGGAGAAGGGCTTCCCGACGGATGCGGAGGAGGTCTTCGAGGAGTTGCGGCGGGCCAGCGCGGGGGGCGTCGCGGACTACTCCGGGATCACCTATCGCAGGCTCGCGGAGGAGAACGGGGTGTTCTGGCCGTGCCCGGCGGACGGGGACGCCGAGGAGGCCGTCGAACACCCCGGCACTCCCCGCCTCTTCCACGACCGGTTCGCCACGCCCGACGGGCGGGCCCGGTTCGCGCCCGTCGCACACCGGGCCACGGCGGAGGAGCCGGACGACGAGTACCCGGTGCTGCTGACGACGGGACGGGTGGTGTCCCAGTACCAGTCGGGCGCCCAGACCCGCCGCGTGGACGAGCTGAACGCGGCGGCGCCGGGGCCGTTCGTGGAGCTGCACCCGCGGTTGGCGGCCCGTCTCGGGGCGGCCGAGGGCGACCCGATCGCGGTCGTCTCCCGCCGCGGCCGAGCGGTGGCCCCGGCCCGCATCACGAACTCCATCCGCCCCGACACGGTCTTCATGCCCTTCCACTGGCCGGGCGAGGGCCGGGCGAACACCCTGACGAACCCGGCGCTGGACCCGACGTCACGGATGCCGGAGTTCAAGTCGTGCGCGGTGCGCTTGGAAGCCGTCGCGTCCTAG
- a CDS encoding SanA/YdcF family protein, which yields MRISRPRIPRTRTGQRRLVQALMAACVLALLPSAWMFVSTDDRLRTVTDAPRTDVAVVFGAGLWQGEPSPYLAHRLDAAAELYRAGRVKVVLVTGDNSREDYDEPDAMRTYLTRHGVPDARIVSDYAGFDTWDSCVRAKKIFGVDEAVLISQGFHIRRAVALCEAAGVTSYGVGVDDVHDATWYYGGTREILAAGKAALDAVFKPDPHFLGPQEPGVAEALAAGR from the coding sequence ATGAGGATCAGCCGACCGCGCATCCCTCGCACCCGCACCGGACAGCGGCGTCTCGTGCAGGCGCTGATGGCGGCGTGCGTGCTGGCGCTGCTGCCGTCGGCCTGGATGTTCGTCTCCACGGACGACCGGCTGCGCACCGTCACCGACGCGCCGCGCACCGACGTGGCCGTGGTCTTCGGCGCGGGCCTGTGGCAGGGCGAGCCGTCGCCGTACCTCGCCCACCGGCTGGACGCGGCGGCCGAGCTGTACCGCGCGGGGCGGGTGAAGGTCGTCCTGGTCACCGGAGACAACAGCCGTGAGGACTACGACGAGCCGGACGCGATGCGCACCTATCTCACCCGGCACGGGGTGCCCGACGCGCGGATCGTCAGTGACTACGCGGGCTTCGACACCTGGGACTCCTGCGTCCGCGCGAAGAAGATCTTCGGCGTCGACGAGGCCGTACTGATCAGCCAGGGCTTCCACATCCGGCGGGCGGTCGCCCTGTGCGAGGCGGCGGGGGTGACGTCGTACGGGGTCGGTGTCGACGATGTGCACGACGCCACCTGGTACTACGGGGGGACGCGGGAGATCCTCGCGGCGGGCAAGGCCGCGCTGGACGCCGTGTTCAAGCCGGATCCGCATTTCCTCGGGCCGCAGGAGCCGGGGGTGGCGGAGGCGCTGGCCGCCGGACGGTGA
- a CDS encoding sirohydrochlorin chelatase, which yields MTASQPLHDESTSLDSTAHLMNRISSQLASQLSLVALDGRRRPTRPALVVVAHGSRDPRALSTVRTLLDRVRELRPGLPVHLGHIELNAPLLPDTLAALDTDEAVLVPLLLSRGYHVKRDIPEMAAESGVRARVAKALGPHPLLVEALYDRLMEAGWADTPGTAVVLAAAGSRDPESKVDAGRTASALSERLGVPVVPAYATTAAPRVSDAVQALTARGHHRIAVASYFTAPGRFATECAATAPWMASAPLGPHPAMARLILHRYDQCMATKGAATYLRGAANSATSHQQPALAT from the coding sequence ATGACGGCGTCGCAACCCCTTCACGACGAGTCCACGTCCCTCGACAGTACGGCGCATCTCATGAACCGGATCAGCAGCCAGCTCGCCAGCCAGCTCAGCCTCGTCGCGCTCGACGGCCGGCGCCGCCCCACCCGGCCCGCGCTGGTGGTCGTGGCCCACGGCAGCCGTGACCCGCGCGCCCTGAGCACCGTGCGCACCCTCCTGGACCGGGTCCGCGAACTGCGCCCCGGGCTCCCCGTCCACCTGGGCCACATCGAACTGAACGCCCCTCTGCTCCCGGACACCCTCGCCGCCCTGGACACGGACGAGGCCGTCCTGGTCCCGCTCCTGCTCAGCCGCGGCTATCACGTGAAGCGGGACATCCCGGAGATGGCGGCCGAGTCCGGCGTACGAGCCCGCGTGGCCAAGGCGCTGGGCCCGCACCCGCTCCTGGTCGAGGCCCTGTACGACCGCCTCATGGAGGCGGGCTGGGCCGACACCCCCGGCACGGCGGTGGTCCTGGCGGCGGCGGGCTCCCGCGACCCGGAGTCCAAGGTGGACGCGGGCCGTACGGCAAGCGCCCTGTCCGAGCGCCTGGGAGTCCCGGTCGTCCCGGCATACGCGACGACGGCGGCACCGAGGGTCTCCGACGCGGTCCAGGCCCTGACGGCGAGGGGCCACCACCGGATAGCGGTGGCGTCGTACTTCACGGCTCCGGGCCGCTTCGCAACAGAGTGCGCGGCGACGGCCCCGTGGATGGCATCGGCCCCCTTGGGCCCGCACCCGGCAATGGCCCGCCTGATCCTCCACCGCTACGACCAATGCATGGCAACGAAGGGTGCGGCCACCTACCTCAGGGGCGCGGCGAACTCCGCGACCAGCCACCAACAACCCGCACTCGCGACGTAA
- a CDS encoding deoxyguanosinetriphosphate triphosphohydrolase produces MAHENHIPPQGYDTPSVERWSKEPDKRPGRSAFQRDRARVLHSSALRRLAGKTQVVTPGTSSQAWDASPRTRLTHSLECAQVGRELGEALGCDPDLVEAACLSHDLGHPPFGHNGEQALNEFAKDVGGFEGNAQSLRLLTRIEPKRFTPEGSVGLNLTRAALDAATKYPWPRGAHPTDPTSPKFGVYEDDRPVFDWVREGAPGTRATFEAQVMDWSDDVAYSVHDVEDGLHAGHIDPNLLHAEPERQAVFAVAVGRYVPEDTDPAELAEALDRLQEEAWWPHGYDGTAVAQARLKDATSQLIGRFCLAAEAATRAAHGTGRLTRYGAELVVPHETRLECAVLKAVADRYVMQRAEQERLRADQRIVVAELAEALTARAPEGLDPQFRALFDAAPDDRARKRVIVDQIASLTDASARSLHVRLTGHS; encoded by the coding sequence ATGGCGCACGAGAACCACATCCCGCCCCAGGGCTATGACACACCGTCAGTGGAACGCTGGTCCAAGGAACCGGACAAGCGCCCCGGCCGGTCGGCCTTCCAGCGGGACCGGGCCCGAGTCCTCCACTCCTCGGCACTGAGAAGACTCGCCGGGAAAACCCAGGTCGTCACCCCCGGCACCTCCAGCCAGGCCTGGGACGCCAGCCCCCGCACCAGGCTCACCCACTCCCTGGAGTGCGCCCAGGTCGGCCGCGAACTCGGCGAAGCCCTCGGCTGTGACCCCGACCTGGTCGAAGCCGCGTGTCTCTCCCACGACCTGGGCCACCCCCCGTTCGGCCACAACGGCGAGCAGGCCCTGAACGAGTTCGCCAAGGACGTCGGCGGCTTCGAGGGCAACGCCCAGTCCCTCAGGCTCCTCACCCGTATCGAGCCCAAACGGTTCACCCCGGAGGGTTCCGTCGGCCTCAACCTCACCCGCGCCGCCCTCGACGCCGCCACCAAGTACCCCTGGCCCCGAGGTGCCCATCCCACCGACCCCACGTCCCCGAAGTTCGGCGTCTACGAGGACGACCGGCCGGTGTTCGACTGGGTCCGCGAGGGCGCCCCCGGCACCCGCGCCACCTTCGAGGCCCAGGTCATGGACTGGTCCGACGACGTGGCGTATTCCGTGCACGACGTCGAGGACGGACTGCACGCGGGCCACATCGACCCCAACCTCCTGCACGCCGAACCCGAACGCCAGGCCGTCTTCGCGGTGGCCGTCGGACGCTACGTCCCCGAGGACACCGACCCCGCGGAACTCGCCGAGGCGCTCGACCGGCTCCAGGAGGAAGCCTGGTGGCCGCACGGCTACGACGGCACCGCCGTCGCCCAGGCCCGGCTGAAGGACGCCACCAGCCAGCTCATCGGCCGCTTCTGCCTCGCCGCCGAGGCCGCCACCCGCGCCGCCCACGGCACCGGCCGGCTCACCCGCTACGGCGCCGAACTCGTCGTACCGCACGAGACCCGGCTGGAGTGCGCCGTACTGAAGGCCGTCGCCGACCGGTACGTCATGCAGCGGGCCGAGCAGGAGCGGCTGCGGGCCGATCAGCGGATCGTGGTCGCCGAACTGGCCGAGGCGCTCACCGCGCGGGCGCCCGAGGGGCTCGACCCGCAATTCCGGGCGCTGTTCGACGCGGCGCCCGACGACCGGGCGCGCAAGCGGGTGATCGTGGACCAGATCGCGTCCCTCACCGACGCCTCGGCCCGTTCGCTTCACGTGCGTCTGACGGGACACTCATGA
- a CDS encoding NAD(P)/FAD-dependent oxidoreductase has protein sequence MVDADQTFVIVGGGLAGAKAAETLRAEGFTGRVILISDERDHPYERPPLSKGYLLGKEERDSVFVHEPAWYAQNDIELHLGQTVDAIDRTAKTVRFGEDGTVVHYDKLLITTGAEPRRLDIPGTDLAGVHHLRRLAHAERLKGVLSTLGRDNGHLVIAGAGWIGLEVAAAAREYGAEVTVVEPAPTPLHAVLGPELGGLFGELHRDHGVRFHFGRQLTEIVGQDGMVLAARCDDGEEHPAHAVLAAIGAAPRIGLAEAAGLEIADRAGGRGVVVDEQLRTSDPDIYAAGDVASFPHALFGARLRVEHWANALNGGPAAARAMLGRDVVYDRVPYFFSDQYDLGMEYSGWAPAGAYDEVVIRGDAGKREFIAFWLKDGRVLAGMNVNVWDVTDPIQRLVRSGAQVNAESLADPHVALESLIP, from the coding sequence GTGGTCGACGCGGATCAGACATTCGTCATCGTCGGAGGCGGACTCGCCGGCGCGAAGGCGGCCGAGACGCTGCGGGCGGAGGGCTTCACGGGCCGCGTGATACTGATCAGCGACGAGCGTGACCACCCCTATGAGCGACCCCCGCTCTCCAAGGGCTATCTGCTCGGCAAGGAGGAACGCGACAGCGTCTTCGTGCACGAGCCCGCCTGGTACGCGCAGAACGACATCGAACTCCACCTCGGCCAGACCGTCGACGCCATCGACCGCACGGCGAAGACGGTCCGCTTCGGGGAGGACGGCACGGTCGTCCACTACGACAAACTCCTGATCACGACCGGCGCCGAGCCCCGTCGGCTGGACATCCCGGGCACCGACCTGGCCGGCGTCCACCACCTGCGCCGGCTCGCCCACGCCGAGCGGCTCAAGGGCGTCCTGTCCACACTCGGCCGGGACAACGGCCACCTCGTGATCGCCGGCGCCGGCTGGATCGGCCTGGAGGTCGCGGCGGCGGCCCGGGAGTACGGCGCCGAGGTCACCGTCGTCGAACCGGCGCCGACTCCGCTGCACGCCGTCCTCGGCCCCGAACTGGGCGGCCTCTTCGGCGAGCTGCACCGGGACCACGGGGTGCGGTTCCACTTCGGCCGGCAGCTGACGGAGATCGTCGGCCAGGACGGCATGGTGCTGGCCGCGCGGTGCGACGACGGCGAGGAGCACCCCGCGCACGCCGTGCTGGCCGCGATCGGCGCGGCTCCCCGGATCGGCCTCGCGGAGGCGGCGGGTCTTGAGATCGCCGACCGCGCGGGCGGCCGGGGCGTCGTGGTGGACGAACAGCTGCGCACCTCCGACCCCGACATCTACGCCGCCGGTGACGTCGCCTCCTTCCCGCACGCCCTCTTCGGCGCCCGCCTGCGCGTGGAGCACTGGGCCAACGCCCTGAACGGCGGCCCGGCCGCGGCCCGCGCGATGCTCGGCCGGGACGTCGTCTACGACCGGGTCCCCTACTTCTTCTCCGACCAGTACGACTTGGGGATGGAGTACTCCGGCTGGGCGCCCGCCGGCGCCTACGACGAAGTGGTGATCCGGGGAGACGCCGGGAAGCGGGAGTTCATCGCGTTCTGGCTGAAGGACGGCCGGGTGCTGGCGGGGATGAACGTGAATGTGTGGGACGTCACAGACCCGATCCAACGGCTGGTCCGAAGCGGGGCACAGGTGAACGCGGAGTCGCTGGCTGACCCGCACGTAGCGCTGGAAAGCCTCATCCCGTAG